A genomic segment from Syntrophotalea acetylenivorans encodes:
- a CDS encoding polyprenyl synthetase family protein, producing MDLKNYLKDRRQRIDAALDQYLPAEDSLPERLHQAVRYSVFAGGKRLRPILMLAACEAVGGDTEKILPAACAMEMIHTYSLIHDDLPAMDDDDLRRGRPTCHKVYGEALAILAGDALLTEAFIQLSGMNGNTFQADDACRRATHIIARCAGSRGMVGGQVVDMESEGKEINLPTLEYIHTHKTGALILASVQVGALLGGADEASYDALTRYAEASGLAFQVADDILDIIGDQDLLGKDVGSDEARGKATYPALLGLSVARNRARDLRDLALESLAGFGEAAEPLRQIAHYIVDRSF from the coding sequence ATGGATCTCAAAAACTACCTTAAAGACCGTCGGCAGCGGATTGACGCTGCCCTCGATCAGTATCTACCTGCTGAGGATTCCTTGCCTGAACGTCTTCATCAGGCTGTGCGTTATTCGGTTTTCGCCGGTGGAAAGCGGCTTCGCCCGATCCTTATGCTGGCGGCCTGTGAAGCCGTTGGTGGCGATACGGAGAAGATCCTGCCGGCAGCCTGTGCCATGGAGATGATCCATACCTATTCGTTAATTCACGACGATCTTCCTGCTATGGATGACGACGATCTTCGCCGTGGCCGGCCAACCTGTCACAAAGTCTACGGGGAGGCCCTTGCCATTCTCGCCGGTGATGCGCTATTGACCGAAGCCTTCATTCAACTCTCCGGCATGAACGGTAATACCTTCCAGGCCGACGATGCCTGCCGCCGTGCGACGCATATAATCGCTCGTTGTGCCGGTTCCAGAGGCATGGTTGGCGGTCAGGTGGTCGACATGGAATCCGAAGGCAAAGAGATCAATCTGCCGACTCTGGAATATATTCATACCCATAAGACCGGTGCTTTGATTTTAGCCTCGGTGCAGGTCGGCGCCTTGCTTGGAGGTGCAGATGAAGCATCTTACGATGCATTAACTCGCTATGCCGAAGCATCGGGCCTCGCTTTTCAAGTGGCGGATGATATCCTCGATATCATTGGTGATCAGGATTTGCTCGGTAAGGATGTCGGCAGCGATGAGGCACGGGGCAAGGCGACCTACCCGGCATTGCTCGGACTAAGCGTCGCCCGGAACCGGGCGCGGGACCTGCGGGACTTGGCATTGGAAAGCCTGGCAGGCTTCGGTGAGGCCGCTGAACCCCTGCGCCAGATCGCCCATTATATCGTCGATCGCTCCTTTTAA
- the dxs gene encoding 1-deoxy-D-xylulose-5-phosphate synthase, giving the protein MSILQQLQSPAELKDLSQGELEQLTAELREKIISTVSATGGHLASSLGVVELTVALHRVLNSPEDKIVWDVGHQAYAHKLLTGRLEQFHTLRQLGGISGFPKRQESPHDAFDVGHSSTSISAALGMAAARDCQNKQQKMVAVIGDGSLTGGLAFEGLNHAGHLNKNLIVVLNDNEMSISPNVGAISSLISRKLTSELAVRLKKEAENFLNHVPRFGKDLLKVARRAEEALKGFFTPGMLFEALGFEYVGPLNGHRLDQLVDAFENVVNLDGPVLVHVVSRKGRGYQPAEENPSLFHGIGPFDRETGVPQASKGGKTSYTGVFGKTLVQQAEQDERIVAITAAMLEGTGLKDFSQCYPDRFFDVGIAEQHAVTFAAGLASQGLRPTVALYSTFLQRAYDNVVHDVALQNLPVTFAIDRAGLVGADGPTHHGVFDFSYLRHIPNLTIMAPRDELELQRAMVTATTVEGPFAYRYPRGQALGLPLGDLPAAADIGRGEKLRDGTDGVVFALGVVCRDALQAAAVLEKEGLSLAVIDARFLAPLDRSMISDEARRTGLVFTVEENVLAGGFGSAILELLAEEQLTPRVLRMGLPDSFVEQGTQQELRALCGIDGPGIAKQIRKFCNMAKPEPSEESSN; this is encoded by the coding sequence ATGAGTATTCTGCAGCAACTTCAATCACCCGCTGAATTAAAAGATCTGTCTCAGGGCGAACTTGAGCAACTCACCGCTGAATTGCGTGAAAAAATCATCTCCACAGTCTCAGCCACTGGCGGCCATTTAGCGAGTTCATTGGGCGTTGTCGAGCTGACCGTCGCCTTGCATCGAGTCCTGAATTCTCCGGAAGACAAAATAGTCTGGGATGTTGGGCATCAGGCCTATGCCCACAAACTGCTCACCGGTCGCCTTGAACAATTTCATACCTTGCGCCAGCTTGGTGGCATCAGCGGCTTCCCAAAACGCCAGGAAAGCCCCCATGATGCCTTTGACGTCGGTCATAGCAGTACTTCTATTTCCGCTGCTCTCGGTATGGCCGCTGCCCGGGACTGTCAGAATAAACAACAGAAGATGGTCGCTGTCATAGGTGATGGTTCTTTGACCGGCGGTCTGGCTTTTGAGGGACTCAACCATGCCGGGCACCTGAATAAAAATCTTATTGTCGTGCTTAACGATAATGAAATGTCCATTTCCCCCAACGTCGGCGCCATCTCTTCTCTCATCAGCCGTAAGTTGACTTCCGAATTGGCGGTGAGACTTAAAAAGGAAGCTGAGAATTTTCTCAACCACGTGCCACGTTTCGGCAAAGACCTGCTCAAAGTCGCTCGACGTGCCGAAGAGGCCCTGAAAGGCTTTTTCACCCCAGGCATGTTATTCGAAGCCCTCGGTTTTGAATATGTCGGCCCCCTTAACGGGCACCGTCTCGACCAACTGGTGGACGCATTTGAAAATGTAGTCAACCTCGATGGGCCGGTTCTCGTCCATGTTGTTTCCCGCAAGGGACGAGGCTATCAGCCTGCCGAGGAAAACCCTTCTTTGTTTCACGGGATTGGTCCTTTCGACCGGGAGACCGGTGTCCCTCAAGCCAGTAAGGGAGGAAAGACCAGCTATACCGGAGTGTTCGGGAAAACCCTGGTTCAACAGGCCGAACAGGACGAGCGTATTGTCGCCATTACGGCGGCGATGCTTGAAGGAACGGGTTTGAAGGACTTTTCTCAATGCTATCCCGACCGGTTCTTCGATGTGGGGATCGCAGAGCAGCATGCGGTCACCTTTGCCGCTGGCCTTGCCAGTCAGGGCCTGCGCCCTACGGTGGCCCTCTATTCAACCTTTTTACAACGGGCTTATGACAACGTGGTCCACGATGTGGCGTTGCAAAATTTGCCCGTCACCTTTGCTATCGATCGGGCTGGCCTGGTCGGTGCCGATGGGCCTACTCATCACGGGGTGTTCGATTTCTCCTATCTGCGCCATATCCCCAATCTCACTATCATGGCCCCCAGAGACGAATTGGAACTACAGCGGGCCATGGTAACCGCCACCACAGTCGAAGGTCCTTTTGCTTATCGCTACCCTCGGGGGCAGGCTCTCGGACTTCCCCTGGGAGACTTGCCCGCAGCTGCCGATATTGGTCGTGGAGAGAAATTGCGTGATGGTACCGACGGGGTTGTTTTTGCTCTTGGGGTAGTTTGTCGTGATGCTTTGCAAGCGGCTGCAGTATTGGAAAAAGAAGGGTTGTCGCTGGCTGTAATTGATGCCCGATTCCTTGCCCCTCTTGACAGATCAATGATCTCAGATGAAGCACGACGTACCGGTTTGGTCTTTACCGTAGAGGAAAACGTATTGGCCGGAGGTTTCGGTTCAGCGATACTTGAATTGCTCGCCGAAGAGCAACTTACCCCCCGTGTACTGCGTATGGGACTACCCGATAGTTTTGTTGAGCAGGGAACTCAACAGGAACTTCGCGCCTTATGTGGTATCGATGGTCCTGGAATTGCCAAACAGATTCGGAAATTTTGCAACATGGCTAAACCCGAGCCATCGGAAGAGTCCTCAAACTAA
- a CDS encoding 6-carboxyhexanoate--CoA ligase: protein MKRPLFSIRMQASINGKHLSGAERLSVADDLERLAAGMVKRALGHMRGRAEKIQLTIEEVETGQIDTGVLPDLHTYLVDDYHHGRRAATAILVKSGVTPVAIARAMDAMASGAAPDGRSMRGAMLIDSKNGNRLEPDKARGVRVSRMDLTEQARHELILGLQALGLDNDHVREALVLAAKVITAPGIVAELCWSDDPDYTAGYVASVQQGYMRFPHLKPLGDERGGRAFFLASGEHDLSELMDYLQSKPLLFDRIGRLYRAKPWSEDL, encoded by the coding sequence ATGAAAAGACCACTATTCAGTATTCGCATGCAGGCTTCAATAAACGGAAAGCACCTATCCGGCGCAGAGCGCCTGAGTGTCGCGGATGACCTTGAACGGTTAGCTGCAGGCATGGTGAAGAGGGCTTTGGGGCATATGCGAGGCAGGGCAGAGAAAATACAGCTTACCATTGAAGAAGTAGAAACTGGGCAAATCGACACTGGAGTCCTGCCGGATTTGCATACGTATCTAGTGGACGATTATCATCATGGCCGACGGGCCGCAACCGCTATTTTAGTTAAATCGGGCGTAACTCCTGTAGCAATCGCCAGGGCCATGGATGCTATGGCCTCCGGCGCAGCACCTGACGGTCGCAGTATGCGCGGAGCGATGCTTATCGATTCAAAGAACGGTAACCGTCTTGAACCGGATAAGGCGCGGGGAGTTCGTGTCAGTCGCATGGATCTGACCGAGCAAGCCCGTCATGAATTGATCCTCGGGCTGCAAGCTTTGGGCCTTGATAATGACCATGTTCGTGAAGCTCTGGTTTTAGCCGCAAAAGTTATTACCGCTCCCGGAATCGTAGCCGAGCTCTGTTGGTCCGATGATCCTGACTATACCGCCGGCTATGTAGCAAGTGTTCAGCAGGGGTATATGCGATTTCCTCATCTTAAACCTCTGGGGGACGAACGGGGAGGGCGGGCATTTTTCCTCGCATCCGGGGAGCATGATTTGTCAGAGCTTATGGATTATCTGCAATCCAAGCCTTTACTCTTTGATCGTATCGGTCGATTGTACCGGGCTAAACCCTGGAGTGAAGACTTATGA
- the bioF gene encoding 8-amino-7-oxononanoate synthase, which yields MIDWQSQLNSLNDRGLLRRLRTVTSDQGAYVEIDGQRVLLLCSNNYLGLATHPKIIEAAQRATARYGAGSGGSRLISGSMRCHQLLEEDLAAFKGTERALLFNSGYAANCGILQGLLGEGDLIFSDSLNHASIIDGCRLSKARTIIYPHGDFEALDALMMQEVSRRQGRWLMVTDGVFSMDGDLAPLPELVKLKKRYDALLMVDDAHGTGLLGAGGRGTGEYLECLEDIDLHMGTLGKALGGAGAYLAGPSAAIELLINRARSFVFSTSLPPGVPAAASAALEIVAGSEGDELRQRLVENRIRFITGLRQGGLEVEEHPSPIVPILTAEPAPTMAASERLITEGYFVQGIRPPTVPAGSCRLRATLMSLHQPSDLDAAAKAIVQAVQGASQ from the coding sequence ATGATCGACTGGCAATCTCAGCTTAACAGCCTGAATGACAGGGGCTTGCTTCGCCGTTTGCGTACGGTCACTAGCGATCAAGGTGCATACGTCGAAATCGATGGCCAAAGGGTCCTGCTCCTTTGCTCTAATAACTATCTAGGCCTGGCTACTCACCCTAAAATAATCGAAGCAGCCCAAAGGGCGACAGCTCGCTACGGGGCGGGCAGTGGCGGCAGTCGGCTGATTTCCGGATCCATGAGGTGTCATCAGCTGCTGGAAGAAGACCTGGCGGCCTTCAAGGGAACTGAACGTGCGTTACTGTTCAATTCGGGTTATGCCGCCAACTGCGGAATCTTGCAGGGGCTTTTGGGGGAGGGCGATCTTATCTTCTCCGACTCCCTCAATCACGCATCCATAATCGATGGTTGTCGCCTGAGCAAAGCTCGAACGATAATCTATCCTCACGGAGATTTTGAGGCTCTTGATGCCCTGATGATGCAGGAAGTTTCTCGTCGCCAGGGCCGCTGGTTGATGGTCACCGATGGCGTGTTCAGCATGGATGGCGACTTGGCGCCATTACCTGAATTGGTAAAACTAAAGAAACGGTACGATGCCCTGCTAATGGTCGATGATGCCCATGGAACCGGTCTTTTAGGTGCCGGAGGTCGCGGCACCGGTGAATATCTGGAATGTCTGGAGGACATCGATCTGCATATGGGCACCCTGGGCAAAGCGTTAGGGGGGGCGGGGGCTTATTTGGCAGGACCCTCAGCGGCTATCGAGCTACTTATCAACCGGGCACGTTCCTTTGTTTTCTCTACCAGTCTTCCTCCGGGAGTCCCCGCAGCAGCTTCGGCTGCCCTGGAAATCGTTGCCGGATCAGAAGGCGACGAACTGCGACAAAGGTTGGTTGAAAATCGAATCCGCTTTATCACCGGTTTGCGTCAGGGGGGCCTGGAGGTAGAGGAGCACCCCAGTCCCATCGTACCTATACTTACAGCCGAACCGGCACCGACTATGGCTGCCAGCGAGCGTTTGATAACTGAAGGATACTTTGTTCAGGGGATTCGCCCTCCGACGGTGCCCGCTGGCAGTTGTCGATTGCGGGCCACCCTGATGTCCCTGCATCAGCCATCCGATCTGGATGCCGCGGCGAAGGCAATCGTACAAGCCGTGCAAGGAGCCTCTCAATGA
- a CDS encoding alpha/beta fold hydrolase, producing MKEWNLADGRVLRFRQAGSGPTLVLLHGWAMSSAVFDEAVQNLSNEFCVLAPDLPGHGQSTSCKDYSLDSLARDLALWMEGLQLTDVRLLGWSLGGQIALRLASLTKHRLSRLLLIATTPRFVADEEWSHGLAEGQVRIMARGLQRRFARTLEDFFNQQFGEQEINSGRRQWLSEHLSPSVMPPQQEAALGALETLRTSDLRAELVELELPTLVLHGTEDKIIPLGAGRYLAGTLAQARFQPLEQAGHAPFLSCPEEVFQLWREFCQP from the coding sequence ATGAAAGAGTGGAATTTGGCAGACGGTCGTGTCCTGCGGTTTCGTCAGGCCGGCAGCGGTCCCACCCTGGTGCTTCTGCACGGCTGGGCTATGTCTTCAGCGGTTTTTGACGAAGCGGTACAGAATCTAAGTAACGAATTTTGCGTACTGGCACCCGATCTGCCCGGGCACGGCCAATCGACGAGCTGCAAAGATTATAGCCTCGATTCTTTGGCCAGGGACCTGGCCTTATGGATGGAAGGGTTGCAACTCACCGATGTTCGTCTTCTGGGCTGGTCCCTCGGCGGTCAAATCGCCCTTCGACTGGCCAGCCTGACCAAACATCGTCTGTCCCGTCTATTACTAATAGCCACTACGCCACGATTCGTGGCTGACGAAGAATGGTCTCACGGGCTGGCCGAAGGCCAGGTGCGTATCATGGCGCGGGGGCTACAGCGTCGTTTTGCCAGGACCCTTGAGGACTTTTTCAACCAGCAATTCGGTGAACAGGAGATAAATTCAGGCCGTCGGCAGTGGCTCAGTGAACATCTTTCGCCATCGGTCATGCCACCGCAGCAGGAAGCCGCTTTAGGCGCCTTGGAGACCCTGCGAACGAGCGATTTGCGCGCAGAGTTGGTCGAATTAGAGCTGCCCACGCTGGTTCTGCATGGGACAGAAGACAAGATTATTCCTTTGGGTGCTGGACGTTATCTTGCCGGGACTTTAGCACAAGCCCGTTTTCAACCGCTGGAGCAGGCTGGACATGCCCCCTTTCTCAGTTGTCCTGAAGAGGTCTTTCAACTATGGCGGGAGTTTTGCCAACCATGA
- the bioC gene encoding malonyl-ACP O-methyltransferase BioC has protein sequence MIAAVDSRRLRRNFSTSADSYDHHAQVQKQVVANLLNFIAPSCPEQGTFLDVGCGTGTLSYELCRIHPQLQPVLSDIAHGMTLQGRSRLSKALAVDAAAEALPFADYSLDMVCSSSVYQWVLDLPGAFAESARILHEGGLFAFALFGKNTLRELKTAYREAARIHGGETGHLHELPDMATVEQALNAAGFVQIELQRQELVEYHRDVTDLLRSLKRIGAGNASSRAPRGLASRSQLQKMTAIYRQRYGKNDQIPASYEVLFGMATAPTR, from the coding sequence ATGATAGCAGCGGTAGATAGTCGCCGTTTGCGACGCAATTTCAGTACAAGCGCCGACAGTTACGATCACCATGCCCAGGTTCAAAAACAGGTCGTGGCCAATCTGTTGAACTTTATCGCACCCTCCTGCCCGGAACAGGGGACCTTCCTTGATGTCGGCTGCGGCACCGGGACTCTGTCTTACGAACTCTGTAGAATCCATCCTCAACTGCAGCCCGTTCTGTCGGATATTGCCCATGGTATGACCTTGCAAGGTCGCAGCCGCCTGTCTAAAGCATTGGCAGTCGATGCTGCCGCCGAAGCCTTGCCCTTTGCCGATTACAGCCTGGATATGGTCTGCTCTTCGTCCGTCTATCAATGGGTTCTTGACCTCCCAGGCGCCTTTGCCGAAAGTGCTCGGATTTTACATGAGGGAGGTCTCTTCGCCTTTGCATTGTTCGGGAAGAATACCCTCAGGGAGCTTAAAACAGCTTATCGGGAGGCAGCAAGAATCCATGGAGGGGAGACAGGACACCTGCACGAGTTGCCGGATATGGCTACCGTTGAACAGGCCTTGAATGCGGCCGGATTTGTGCAGATAGAGCTCCAACGGCAGGAACTTGTTGAATACCATAGGGATGTAACGGATCTGTTGCGCAGCCTGAAACGGATCGGTGCCGGCAATGCCAGTTCAAGAGCCCCCCGCGGTTTGGCATCCCGCAGCCAACTACAGAAAATGACCGCTATCTACCGGCAACGTTACGGGAAGAACGACCAAATTCCAGCAAGTTACGAAGTCCTATTCGGGATGGCGACAGCCCCGACACGATAA
- a CDS encoding ArsR/SmtB family transcription factor, with the protein MPEDFIKTQSYEREAEILKVLGHPIRLKIVAGLLSEACNVKKIWECLGLPQATVSQHLALLKNKGIIEGRRSGVEVYYSVISEQARLIIQALFKQAPCK; encoded by the coding sequence ATGCCAGAAGATTTTATCAAGACCCAAAGTTACGAGCGAGAAGCAGAAATTCTCAAGGTTCTCGGCCACCCGATTCGGCTTAAAATAGTCGCCGGCCTGCTGTCGGAAGCCTGTAATGTCAAAAAAATATGGGAATGCCTTGGCCTGCCTCAAGCCACCGTATCCCAACACCTTGCCTTGCTCAAGAACAAAGGCATAATAGAAGGACGGCGCAGCGGCGTAGAAGTTTACTATTCGGTCATTTCGGAACAAGCCCGCCTGATCATCCAAGCTCTCTTCAAACAAGCCCCCTGCAAATAA
- a CDS encoding calcium/sodium antiporter, giving the protein MVAAFFFLLGLAILYVGAETMVNSSSRLAASYGIRPLIIGMTVVAFGTSMPEMMVSLLASFKGSTDIAAGNIVGSNVANIGLILGFTALIAPLLVPRSLLRREVPFMIGASLLLFVLVLDGYLGFYDGALLFALLLVFLGYCLRTARKMGDDAGQGSSMMASRSRPRDLFLVLIGIAGLGIGAEMMVRSAVILARAFGISELVIGISVVAIGTSLPELAASGLSALKGHADLSIGNVLGSNIFNILFVLGICPMIRPMAVDPSLLQLQLPVMLVFSIGLIPLLGHRYKICRWKGLLLLGGYLAFIIGLFL; this is encoded by the coding sequence ATGGTAGCCGCTTTCTTTTTTCTGCTCGGGTTGGCGATTCTATATGTTGGCGCTGAAACCATGGTCAATTCCAGTTCTCGTTTAGCCGCTTCCTATGGGATACGCCCATTGATTATCGGCATGACCGTAGTTGCTTTCGGTACCAGTATGCCGGAAATGATGGTGTCCTTGCTGGCTTCTTTTAAAGGATCGACTGATATTGCAGCCGGCAATATCGTTGGTTCCAATGTCGCCAATATCGGACTGATACTCGGTTTTACCGCATTAATAGCTCCGCTTTTAGTCCCCCGTTCGCTTCTTAGACGGGAGGTGCCCTTCATGATCGGCGCCTCGCTGTTGTTGTTCGTACTGGTGCTCGATGGATATCTCGGCTTTTATGACGGGGCGCTCTTATTTGCCCTGTTATTGGTATTTCTCGGTTATTGTCTGCGTACAGCACGCAAAATGGGAGATGACGCCGGTCAGGGTTCTTCCATGATGGCCAGCAGGTCCCGACCCAGGGATCTGTTTCTGGTGTTGATAGGGATTGCAGGCCTCGGCATCGGCGCGGAAATGATGGTTCGTTCTGCGGTGATCCTGGCCCGTGCATTTGGTATCTCGGAGTTGGTTATTGGGATCAGCGTGGTGGCCATCGGCACCAGTTTGCCGGAGTTGGCCGCCAGCGGTCTCAGTGCTTTGAAGGGACACGCCGATCTGAGTATCGGCAATGTGCTTGGCAGTAATATTTTCAATATTCTATTCGTGCTCGGGATCTGCCCCATGATTCGTCCCATGGCTGTCGACCCGTCGTTGTTGCAGTTGCAACTGCCTGTCATGCTGGTTTTCTCTATCGGTCTTATTCCTTTGCTGGGACACCGCTATAAAATCTGCCGCTGGAAGGGGCTCCTGCTTCTTGGCGGTTACCTGGCGTTTATTATAGGACTTTTTCTATGA
- a CDS encoding DUF3108 domain-containing protein: MRFIWKHLFIVFGLSFLLFASAEGQDLATTVDPDEKREPVHPAVEQYRYDIAFLWFDRLAEAQLSLQPVEEPNRWQATLEANTLGVAAWLTSDRAQSYVSLMQLDKEEGFTSLRHDSNISKTKEGRKRVRLKRYLFDHKQQKIIQRVTRNGRQKEDLVLPMPPVKPNDILTAFYNFRQGVYGPLVKGAKYRIPTYSRMVASEIIVEVLADKQRPRSPKFPKQGLLLKVQIDKEVFDTDNGIVYVWLDAQGRPAQVVVEDVIGMGDVRCTLQQKGQSS; the protein is encoded by the coding sequence ATGAGATTTATCTGGAAGCATCTCTTCATTGTTTTTGGATTATCATTCCTCCTTTTCGCTAGTGCAGAGGGTCAGGATCTCGCTACCACTGTTGACCCTGACGAAAAGAGAGAACCTGTACATCCCGCTGTCGAACAGTATCGCTACGATATTGCTTTTTTATGGTTTGATCGTCTGGCCGAAGCTCAATTAAGCCTTCAGCCGGTCGAAGAGCCGAACCGCTGGCAGGCAACCCTGGAAGCTAATACACTCGGTGTTGCAGCATGGTTAACCAGCGACCGTGCCCAAAGTTATGTCTCCTTGATGCAACTCGACAAGGAAGAGGGCTTTACTTCTTTACGCCATGATTCGAACATCAGTAAAACTAAAGAAGGCCGGAAGCGGGTGCGACTCAAAAGATACCTGTTCGACCACAAACAACAGAAAATAATCCAGAGGGTCACTCGTAACGGTCGGCAAAAAGAGGATCTTGTTCTACCGATGCCTCCGGTCAAACCTAACGATATTCTGACCGCCTTTTATAATTTCCGGCAAGGTGTTTACGGGCCATTGGTCAAAGGCGCAAAATATCGTATACCGACTTATAGTCGAATGGTTGCCAGTGAAATTATCGTTGAAGTGCTGGCAGATAAGCAGAGACCGCGCAGCCCCAAATTCCCCAAACAAGGGCTCCTTCTCAAAGTACAGATCGACAAAGAAGTCTTCGATACCGACAACGGCATCGTGTATGTCTGGCTGGATGCTCAGGGCAGGCCGGCTCAGGTCGTGGTAGAAGACGTTATCGGCATGGGGGATGTGCGTTGTACTTTACAACAGAAAGGGCAGAGTTCATGA
- a CDS encoding putative manganese-dependent inorganic diphosphatase, which yields MIEPLVYVVGHKHPDTDSICSAIGYARLRQLQGLTGVTAARAGNLNRQTEFVLKHLVVDVPPLLTDVSPRVRDLVRSPAVTIGGETPLAIVLEQLHHHDVRLLPVIDEEQRPQGLMMLKRAAEGFLLPSDESASRRVLTSLAALQECLQGRALNSIDDRKLEELELYVGAMAFESFAERVAHCDPRRLLIITGDRQEIQAHAVNLGVRVLVITGGGTISPELLTMARQKQVTVLSTNFDTATAAWRARLSTPAHCLMERNCPTVGLLDCREDLRLKLLHGGCPGVLVLDSAGKVTAVATKSDLLVETPLKLILVDHNELSQAVTGADRVEILEVIDHHRLGNFHTEKPIRFINQPLGSTCSLVASLYRQAGLEPEKECAGLLLAGLLSDTVLLKSPTTTDIDRELASWLGELAQLDPQNFGQEMFAAGSVLSAYESTEQLILSDFKEYRAGERLFGVGQVEVVGFEEFHGIKQALRQELADLRQRRGMSAAGLLVTDIVRETSLLLADGEADLPYRIGYPELEPGLYELQDVLSRKKQLVPHLLKVLQG from the coding sequence ATGATCGAACCCCTGGTATATGTTGTCGGCCACAAGCATCCCGATACGGACTCAATATGCAGCGCCATCGGTTATGCCCGTTTGCGTCAATTGCAGGGTTTGACCGGCGTGACCGCTGCCCGTGCCGGAAATCTTAATCGGCAAACGGAATTTGTACTGAAACATCTCGTTGTCGACGTTCCGCCCTTGCTCACCGATGTTTCTCCCAGGGTACGGGATTTGGTCCGTTCTCCCGCCGTTACCATCGGTGGTGAGACCCCTCTGGCCATTGTTTTAGAACAACTCCATCATCATGATGTCCGTCTTCTACCGGTAATTGATGAGGAACAACGCCCGCAAGGCCTGATGATGCTCAAACGAGCGGCTGAAGGATTTTTACTGCCGTCCGATGAAAGTGCAAGCCGGCGGGTATTGACCTCTTTAGCGGCACTGCAGGAATGTCTGCAGGGCAGGGCCCTAAACAGCATCGACGATAGGAAACTCGAAGAGCTGGAACTTTATGTCGGCGCTATGGCCTTTGAATCCTTTGCAGAGCGGGTGGCCCATTGCGACCCGCGCCGGCTGCTTATCATTACCGGGGACCGACAGGAAATTCAGGCTCACGCCGTAAACCTCGGCGTACGCGTTCTGGTGATTACCGGTGGCGGAACCATCTCGCCGGAGTTATTGACGATGGCCCGTCAGAAACAGGTAACCGTTCTCAGTACAAACTTTGACACCGCCACAGCCGCCTGGCGAGCGCGGCTGTCGACCCCGGCTCATTGTCTTATGGAGCGCAACTGTCCTACGGTGGGTCTTCTCGATTGTCGCGAAGATTTACGGCTGAAATTGCTTCATGGGGGATGCCCTGGCGTCCTCGTCCTCGATAGCGCCGGTAAAGTCACCGCTGTAGCCACTAAAAGCGACCTTTTGGTTGAAACGCCCCTCAAATTGATTCTGGTCGATCATAATGAACTGTCCCAGGCCGTAACCGGTGCCGACCGGGTAGAGATTCTGGAAGTGATCGACCACCACAGGCTGGGGAACTTTCATACCGAGAAGCCGATTCGCTTTATCAACCAGCCATTGGGAAGCACCTGCTCTCTTGTTGCCAGTCTCTACCGTCAAGCTGGATTGGAACCCGAGAAAGAGTGCGCGGGTTTGCTGCTGGCCGGGTTGCTCTCCGACACGGTCCTCCTCAAATCCCCCACCACCACCGATATTGATCGAGAGTTAGCCTCCTGGCTGGGAGAGCTGGCACAACTCGATCCGCAAAACTTTGGTCAGGAGATGTTCGCCGCGGGCAGTGTCCTGAGCGCTTATGAAAGCACGGAACAATTGATCCTGTCGGACTTTAAGGAATATCGTGCAGGAGAACGCTTGTTCGGGGTAGGGCAGGTGGAAGTGGTTGGATTTGAAGAATTTCACGGTATTAAACAGGCCCTTCGTCAAGAACTTGCTGATTTGCGACAACGACGAGGCATGTCAGCCGCCGGACTGCTGGTGACGGATATCGTGCGGGAGACCAGTTTGTTGTTGGCCGACGGGGAAGCCGATTTGCCCTATCGAATTGGCTATCCGGAACTGGAACCGGGACTGTACGAACTGCAGGACGTGCTGTCCCGTAAAAAGCAGTTGGTGCCCCATCTGCTTAAAGTCTTGCAAGGCTAA